One Cucurbita pepo subsp. pepo cultivar mu-cu-16 chromosome LG09, ASM280686v2, whole genome shotgun sequence DNA window includes the following coding sequences:
- the LOC111802005 gene encoding stamen-specific protein FIL1 translates to MAGTKSHGVQQVILLLLVSVLLWQSQAQAQSCSTQLSNLNGCAPFVLPGASNPSPECCAALGAVQQDCLCSTLRISSTLPSLCRLPPLSCGTN, encoded by the exons atggCAGGAACCAAGTCTCATGGGGTGCAGCAAGTTATATTGCTCTTGTTGGTGTCTGTTCTGCTGTGGCAATCACAGGCACAGGCGCAAAGCTGCTCAACTCAGCTCAGCAACCTTAATGGGTGTGCACCTTTTGTGCTTCCTGGTGCCAGTAACCCAAGCCCAGAGTGTTGTGCAGCGCTTGGAGCTGTGCAGCAGGATTGCCTGTGCAGCACCCTTAGAATTTCCTCCACTCTGCCTTCGCTTTGCCGCCTTCCACCTCTCTCTTGTG GTACAAACTAG
- the LOC111801977 gene encoding beta-galactosidase 17, with the protein MSYSSKLSAMAKRRPVRASLIFLLLILLTAFGVIVPVFALLPSLNSHSHRLFRHHQDHSELKKVQTRKFEIDDDMFWKDGKPFQIIGGDIHYFRTLPEYWEDRLLRAKALGLNTIQTYIPWNLHEPQPGNFTFSGIADIVSFIQLCQKLDFLVLLRAGPYICAEWDLGGFPAWLLARKPAPTLRSSDPGYLQWVERWWGIILPKVAPLLYNNGGPIIMVQIENEFGSYGDDQAYLHHLVKLARGHLGNEVILYTTDGGTRETLEKGTIRGDAVFSAVDFSTGERPWPIFNLQKEFNAPGKSPPLSAEFYTGWLTHWGENIATTDADSTAAALREILAGQGSAVLYMAHGGTNFGFYNGANTGDSALDYKPDLTSYDYDAPIKESGDIDNAKYDAIRRVIQRYSGALLPSAPSNIEKIGYGPIHLQKSAFLFDLIHMIDPVDVFISEEPLSMESVDQSFGFLLYATKYVAKDNEDGHVLFIPKVHDRAQVFLSCSSRNKGVRPASVGIIERWSNRRLNLPNTRCDSNILYILVENMGRINYGRYLFDKKGILSSVYLDDNILYGWKMIPIPFNNLNEIPRVNSFSHIARSVHNKITAKRGLEVKHDNISSEPTLYTGYFYVDKVNLRKDTFLSFAGWTKGIAFVNDFNLGRFWPVVGPQCSLYVPAPILRLGKNVLVIVELESPNGEGVVHSVDRPDVSCGDSSYSNLSQLLTHQHSPRL; encoded by the exons ATGAGTTACAGTTCGAAACTTTCAGCTATGGCGAAGAGACGACCTGTGAGAGCTTCTCtaatcttcctcctcctcatctTGCTTACAGCTTTTGGAGTGATTGTTCCAGTGTTTGCTCTTCTTCCTTCACTGAATTCCCACTCCCACCGTCTCTTCCGCCATCACCAAGATCATTCCGAGCTCAAGAAG GTTCAAACTAGAAAGTTTGAGATTGATGATGACATGTTTTGGAAAGATGGTAAGCCATTCCAGATTATTGGTGGCGACATACATTATTTCCGAACTCTTCCTGAG TACTGGGAAGATAGACTGCTTAGAGCAAAGGCATTGGGCTTAAACACGATCCAAACTTACATCCCCTGGAATCTGCATGAGCCACAACCGGGAAATTTCACGTTTAGTGGGATTGCAGACATAGTGTCGTTTATCCAACTCTGTCAGAAGCTAGATTTTCTAGTTTTGCTCCGGGCAGGACCTTATATATGTGCAG AGTGGGATTTAGGGGGTTTTCCTGCTTGGTTGCTTGCCAGAAAGCCAGCTCCTACATTAAGATCCTCAGATCCTGGCTACCTCCAATGG GTTGAAAGATGGTGGGGGATTATTCTTCCGAAGGTAGCTCCCCTTCTTTACAACAATGGAGGCCCTATTATAATGGTCCAG attgaaaatgaatttggCTCATATGGAGATGATCAAGCTTACCTTCACCATTTGGTTAAGTTGGCGAGAGGCCACCTTGGGAATGAAGTAATACT gtATACTACAGATGGCGGTACCAGGGAAACTCTTGAGAAAGGAACCATTCGTGGGGATGCTGTCTTTTCAG CTGTTGACTTTTCTACTGGTGAAAGGCCTTGgcctatttttaatttacagaAGGAGTTCAACGCCCCTGGAAAATCTCCACCTCTTTCTGC AGAGTTCTATACTGGCTGGCTTACACATTGGGGAGAAAATATTGCAACAACTGATGCCGACTCTACAGCAGCTGCGTTGAGAGAAATTTTGGCAGGGCAAGGGTCTGCCGTGCTTTAT atGGCTCATGGTGGaacaaattttggattttataaTGGAGCAAATACAGGTGATAGTGCGTTGGATTACAAGCCTGATCTTACTTCTTATGATTAT GATGCCCCAATTAAGGAATCGGGCGACATTGACAATGCTAAATATGATG CAATTCGAAGGGTTATACAGCGCTATAGTGGAGCATTGCTTCCTTCAGCTCCTTCTAATATTGAAAAGATAGGTTATGGACCGATTCACTTGCAGAAAAGTGCATTTTTGTTTGATCTGATCCATATGATAGATCCTGTTGATGTGTTTATATCTGAAGAACCACTGTCAATGGAATCTGTGGATCAG AGCTTTGGATTTTTATTATATGCGACCAAATATGTGGCCAAGGACAATGAAGATGGACACGTTTTATTTATACCAAAG GTGCATGATCGAGCACAAGTGTTCCTTTCTTGCTCTTCTAGAAACAAGGGTGTGCGGCCAGCTTCTGTTGGCATTATTGAAAGATGGTCAAACCGGCGACTTAACCTGCCAAATACGAGATGTGACTCaaatatcttatatattttg GTTGAAAACATGGGTCGCATAAACTATGGACGCTACTTGTTTGACAAGAAG GGTATCTTATCATCCGTTTATTTGGACgacaatattttatatggaTGGAAAATGATCCCAATCCCTTTCAACAACCTCAATGAGATTCCGAGAGTCAATTCTTTCTCTCATATTGCTCGTTCTGTACACAACAAAATCACAGCAAAGAGAGGTTTAGAAGTCAAGCATG ATAACATCTCGAGCGAACCAACACTTTACACCGGTTATTTCTACGTTGACAAAGTGAACCTCAGAAAAGATACATTCTTATCATTTGCTGGCTGGACTAAAGGGATTGCATTTGTGAATGACTTTAATCTCGGAAGATTTTGGCCG GTTGTAGGGCCACAATGCAGCCTATATGTTCCTGCTCCGATTCTTCGCCTTGGGAAGAATGTACTG GTGATTGTTGAGTTAGAATCTCCAAATGGCGAGGGTGTTGTACATTCTGTTGATCGGCCAGACGTCTCCTGTGGGGATTCTTCCTACTCCAATTTATCTCAGCTTTTAACCCACCAACACTCTCCTCGCCTTTGA
- the LOC111802004 gene encoding mediator of RNA polymerase II transcription subunit 9-like, protein MDFSGGNWSMIPNIPNLSNSSNLSNQESLYLQQQQFSLQQQQQQQQQQQSFHHQQQQFQPQIQSQQQFQQQQLSPQFQQQQSSPQIQPQQQPSPQFQQQLQPQHFPQQQQQQQQQQQQQQYHFQQQQQQQQQQQQQQQQQQQQQYHQHQSLASHFHLFHLVEKLADTIENGARDQQSDALVNDLNNHFEKCQQLLNSISGSLSSKAMTVEGQKKKLEEHEQLLNHRRELIGKYKNSVEELVKGES, encoded by the exons ATGGATTTCTCTGGAGGAAACTGGAGCATGATCCCCAACATCCCTAATCTCAGCAACTCCTCTAATCTTTCCAATCAAGAATCCCTTTACCTTCAACAGCAACAATTTTCccttcaacaacaacaacaacaacaacagcaacaacaatCCTTTCACCACCAGCAACAGCAATTCCAGCCCCAAATTCAATCCCAGCAGCAATTTCAGCAGCAACAGCTTTCTCCCCAGTTTCAACAGCAACAATCCTCGCCTCAAATCCAGCCCCAGCAACAACCCTCGCCTCAATTCCAGCAGCAATTGCAGCCTCAACATTTTCcccagcagcagcagcagcaacaacaacaacaacaacaacagcaatATCATtttcagcagcagcagcagcagcagcaacagcagcaacagcaacaacagcaacagcaacaacaGCAATATCATCAACACCAATCTCTGGCTTCCCATTTTCATCTATTTCAT CTAGTGGAGAAATTAGCGGATACTATTGAGAATGGAGCTAGAGATCAGCAATCGGATGCATTG GTTAATGATCTGAACAACCACTTTGAGAAGTGCCAGCAACTGTTAAACTCGATATCTGGATCACTCAGCTCAAAGGCTATG ACAGTCGAGGgacagaagaagaagctggAAGAACACGAGCAGTTGCTAAATCATCGAAG GGAACTGATTGGCAAGTATAAGAACTCTGTTGAAGAACTTGTGAAGGGCGAGTCTTAG
- the LOC111802003 gene encoding probable methyltransferase PMT15, with protein sequence MASKWPSPKPTRKIFTISLIFLLCIFAYFLGLRQHPSSAVALLRTTPCTTLPNTTTTAGKPNYFPACGMEYSEYTPCEDTKRSLKFTRHRLIYRERHCPEKEEILKCRVPPPPGYRNPFPWPESRDYAWYLNAPHKSLTVEKAVQNWIIYEGERFRFPGGGTMFPNGADAYIDKIGKLINLKDGSIRTAIDTGCGVGSWGAYLLSRDIVTMSFAPRDTHEAQVQFALERGVPALIGVLSSKRLPYPSSAFDMAHCSRCLIPWPQHDGILLIEVDRVLRPGGYWILSGPPINWKQHWKGWQRTKEDLNSEQLAIEKLAKSLCWTKLVEHGDIAIWQKPINHLNCKTNPKNTNNPPFCKPQDPDKAWYTEMQACLTHLPQVSSSKEIAGGKLARWPERLSAIPQRVSRGTVKGVTEETFIHDSELWRKRLLYYRTINNQLSQPGRYRNFLDMNAFLGGFAAALVDDPVWVMNVVPVDVKVNTLGVIYDRGLIGTYQDWCEAMSTYPRTYDFIHADSVFSLYENRCEMEDILLEMDRILRPEGSVIFRENIVILTKIKTITDKLNWSSQIVHSEDGSYHMEKLLFAVKNYWTAPPEHSNQQGSKPT encoded by the exons ATGGCCTCAAAATGGCCATCTCCGAAACCCACGAGAAAAATCTTCACCATCTCTCTAATCTTCCTCCTCTGCATATTTGCTTACTTTCTCGGCCTCCGTCAACACCCCTCCTCCGCCGTCGCCCTCCTCCGCACCACCCCATGCACCACCCTCCCaaacaccaccaccaccgccggAAAACCCAATTACTTCCCGGCATGCGGCATGGAGTACAGCGAGTACACGCCATGCGAGGACACGAAAAGGTCGCTGAAGTTCACAAGACACCGGCTGATTTACCGAGAGAGGCACTGCCCGGAGAAGGAGGAGATATTGAAGTGCCGTGTTCCTCCGCCGCCGGGGTACCGGAATCCGTTCCCATGGCCGGAGAGTAGAGATTACGCTTGGTACTTGAATGCGCCGCATAAATCCCTGACGGTGGAGAAGGCGGTGCAGAATTGGATAATATACGAAGGGGAGAGGTTCAGATTTCCCGGCGGAGGGACGATGTTCCCTAACGGAGCTGATGCGTATATTGACAAAATTGGGAAACTCATTAATCTGAAAGATGGGTCCATCAGAACCGCCATTGATACCGGCTGTGGG gtGGGAAGTTGGGGAGCTTATCTTCTGTCAAGGGACATTGTAACCATGTCGTTTGCGCCAAGGGACACCCACGAAGCTCAAGTTCAGTTCGCTTTGGAGCGAGGGGTTCCTGCTCTCATTGGCGTTCTCTCCTCCAAGAGACTGCCTTATCCTTCCTCTGCCTTTGACATGGCTCATTGCTCTCGCTGCCTCATTCCATGGCCACAACATG ATGGCATCCTCCTCATTGAAGTCGATCGAGTTCTCCGCCCCGGCGGATACTGGATCCTCTCTGGCCCTCCCATCAACTGGAAGCAACACTGGAAAGGCTGGCAAAGAACAAAGGAAGATCTGAACTCTGAACAGCTCGCCATTGAAAAGTTAGCCAAAAGTCTCTGTTGGACTAAGCTTGTGGAACATGGTGATATTGCCATTTGGCAAAAGCCCATCAATCACTTGAACTGCAAAACCAACCCCAAGAACACCAACAATCCACCTTTCTGCAAGCCCCAAGATCCTGACAAAGCTTG GTATACAGAAATGCAAGCTTGTTTGACGCATTTGCCTCAAGTTTCAAGCAGTAAGGAAATTGCAGGAGGGAAATTGGCAAGATGGCCAGAGAGGCTAAGTGCAATCCCACAAAGGGTTAGCAGAGGAACTGTAAAAGGGGTCACTGAAGAAACGTTCATTCATGATTCTGAGCTATGGAGGAAGAGGTTGTTATATTACAGAACCATCAACAATCAGTTGAGTCAGCCTGGACGGTACCGCAATTTCTTAGACATGAATGCTTTCTTGGGTGGATTTGCTGCTGCTCTGGTTGATGACCCAGTTTGGGTGATGAATGTTGTCCCTGTGGATGTCAAAGTCAATACGCTCGGAGTTATATACGATAGGGGTTTGATCGGCACGTATCAAGATTG GTGTGAGGCAATGTCTACATATCCAAGAACTTATGACTTCATTCATGCGGATTCAGTTTTTAGCCTCTATGAGAATAG ATGTGAAATGGAAGATATTCTACTCGAGATGGACAGAATTCTGAGACCAGAAGGAAGCGTAATCTTCCGAGAAAACATCGTTATATTGACGAAAATCAAGACGATAACCGATAAGTTGAACTGGAGCAGTCAAATTGTGCATTCTGAAGATGGATCTTATCATATGGAGAAGCTTCTATTTGCAGTAAAAAACTATTGGACAGCACCTCCTGAGCATTCTAATCAACAAGGCTCTAAACCAACTTAA